In a single window of the Bactrocera dorsalis isolate Fly_Bdor chromosome 2, ASM2337382v1, whole genome shotgun sequence genome:
- the LOC105231052 gene encoding general odorant-binding protein 99a → MQFFIVILVVIALAYAEDEWIPKTEAELEVIAQECLKDFPLSKEQLQKFSSFEYPDEEPIRKYMLCTAKRVGFFTEHEGYHADRVAKQLKMDLDEAEIVAINDGCADKNVEGSSADVWAYRVHKCVMASKIGEHGKAYFQK, encoded by the exons ATGCAATTCTTCATTGTGATCCTTGTAGTCATTGCATTG GCATACGCTGAAGATGAATGGATACCAAAAACTGAAGCAGAACTTGAAGTTATCGCCCAGGAATGCCTCAAGGATTTTCCACTTAGCAAAGAACAACTGCAAAAATTTTCGAGCTTCGAATATCCCGATGAAGAACCCATTCGGAAGTACATGCTTTGTACCGCTAAGAGAGTGGGTTTCTTCACCGAACATGAGGGCTATCATGCCGATCGTGTTgccaaacaattaaaaatggaTTTGGATGAGGCTGAGATCGTTGCCATCAATGATGGTTGCGCGGACAAGAACGTCGAGGGTAGCAGCGCTGATGTATGGGCCTATCGTGTTCACAAGTGTGTTATGGCCAGCAAAATCGGTGAACATGGGAAAGCTTACTTCCAAAAATGA